In Apium graveolens cultivar Ventura chromosome 10, ASM990537v1, whole genome shotgun sequence, the following are encoded in one genomic region:
- the LOC141691287 gene encoding uncharacterized protein LOC141691287: protein MANFTKLEFEALDITRKNYLSWILDIEIHLAAQGLGNTIKEENQETESNRTKVMIFLRRHLHETLKSEYLTQQYREKSFTKYSDLISCLLVAEENNKLLMKNHESRPTESRPFPEANATIYNYGRGQGGGRGRGDNRGRGFAHG, encoded by the exons ATGGCAAACTTCACCAAACTTGAATTTGAGGCTCTTGATATCACCAGAAAGAATTATTTATCATGGATACTAGACATTGAAATTCATTTGGCCGCACAAGGTCTTGGAAATACAATTAAAGAGGAAAATCAAGAGACTGAGTCAAACCGCACAAAAGTTATGATCTTTCTTCGTCGCCATCTCCATGAGACACTTAAAAGTGAATATCTTACG CAACAATATCGTGAAAAAAGTTTTACAAAATATTCAGATTTGATTTCTTGTCTTCTTGTTGCTGAAGAAAATAATAAGCTTTTGATGAAGAATCATGAGTCTCGCCCCACAGAATCTCGTCCATTCCCTGAAGCGAATGCGACAATATATAATTATGGGCGTGGACAAGGTGGCGGGCGTGGACGAGGTGATAATCGTGGACGTGGTTTTGCTCATGGATAA
- the LOC141688983 gene encoding 18.0 kDa class I heat shock protein, with the protein MSIIPSFFGSRRSNVLDPFSLDVWDPFQDFPLITSSGTSSELGKETAAFANTRIDWKETSEAHVFKADLPGLKKEEVKVEVEEGKVLQISGERNKDKEEKNDKWHRVERSSGKFLRRFRLPENAKVDEVKAGMENGVLTVTVPKVDIKKPEVKSIHISG; encoded by the coding sequence ATGTCGATCATTCCAAGCTTTTTTGGCAGCCGTAGGAGCAACGTTTTGGACCCATTCTCTCTTGACGTATGGGATCCATTCCAGGATTTCCCTCTGATCACCTCTTCCGGGACTTCCTCTGAGTTGGGGAAAGAGACTGCAGCATTTGCAAACACCCGCATTGACTGGAAGGAGACTTCCGAGGCTCACGTGTTCAAGGCCGATCTTCCAGGCCTCAAGAAAGAAGAGGTGAAGGTTGAGGTGGAAGAGGGGAAGGTTCTTCAGATAAGCGGGGAGCGGAACAAAGACAAGGAGGAGAAGAACGACAAGTGGCACCGCGTAGAACGAAGCAGTGGCAAGTTTCTGAGGAGGTTCAGGCTTCCAGAGAATGCAAAGGTGGATGAGGTGAAAGCTGGCATGGAGAATGGAGTCTTAACTGTTACTGTTCCCAAGGTGGACATCAAGAAGCCCGAGGTCAAATCCATTCATATTTCCGGTTAA
- the LOC141692829 gene encoding 18.0 kDa class I heat shock protein-like, with protein MSIIPSFFGSRRSNVLDPFSLDVWDPFQEFPLITSSGTSSETAAFANTRIDWKETSEAHVFKADLPGLKKEEVKVEVEEGKVLQISRERNKEKEEKNDKWHRVERSSGKFLRRFRLPENAKVDEVKAGMENEVLTVTVPKVDIKKPEVKSIHISG; from the coding sequence ATGTCGATCATTCCAAGCTTTTTTGGCAGCCGTAGGAGCAACGTTTTAGACCCATTCTCTCTTGACGTATGGGATCCATTCCAGGAATTCCCTCTGATCACCTCTTCCGGGACTTCCTCTGAGACTGCAGCATTTGCAAACACCCGCATTGACTGGAAGGAGACTTCCGAGGCTCACGTGTTCAAGGCTGATCTTCCAGGCCTCAAGAAAGAAGAGGTGAAGGTAGAGGTGGAAGAGGGGAAGGTTCTTCAGATAAGCAGGGAGAGGAACAAAGAGAAGGAGGAGAAGAACGACAAGTGGCATCGCGTAGAACGAAGCAGTGGCAAGTTTCTGAGGAGGTTCAGGCTTCCAGAGAATGCAAAGGTGGATGAGGTGAAAGCTGGCATGGAGAATGAAGTCTTAACTGTTACTGTTCCCAAGGTGGACATCAAGAAGCCCGAGGTCAAATCTATTCATATTTCTGGTTAA